A window of the Thermoplasmatales archaeon genome harbors these coding sequences:
- a CDS encoding radical SAM protein: protein MIKIKNGQELLKFGEKFKGYGMLISGGFDREGGLINLDKMIEVIKKLREKFFIAIHPGFVDEKMANELYEACDIAFVDLPSDNAIKNVLNMEKSSTDYFMNMARLIDAGIEVTPHITIGLNYGKVEEWKIIDDLKNYKIRKVVINIIMPTPKTPFENVKVKKDDVLNFIDYSKNFNFSIGCMRPRKFDVDLVKHGVKEIAVPSKKAMETAKKVEIRNFCCGLQKI from the coding sequence ATGATAAAAATAAAAAATGGACAGGAGCTTTTAAAATTTGGAGAAAAATTTAAAGGATATGGCATGCTCATAAGTGGTGGTTTTGACAGAGAAGGAGGGCTTATAAATTTAGATAAAATGATAGAAGTAATTAAAAAATTGAGAGAAAAATTCTTCATTGCAATTCATCCAGGATTTGTTGATGAAAAAATGGCTAATGAGCTATATGAAGCATGTGATATTGCATTTGTTGATTTACCATCTGATAACGCAATAAAAAATGTTTTAAATATGGAAAAAAGCTCGACTGATTATTTCATGAATATGGCTCGCCTTATTGATGCAGGAATAGAAGTAACTCCCCATATAACAATAGGATTAAACTATGGAAAAGTTGAGGAATGGAAAATAATTGATGATTTAAAAAATTATAAAATCAGGAAAGTTGTTATTAACATCATAATGCCAACTCCTAAAACTCCTTTCGAAAATGTAAAAGTTAAAAAAGATGATGTTTTGAATTTCATAGATTATTCAAAAAATTTTAATTTTTCAATTGGATGCATGCGTCCTAGAAAGTTTGATGTTGATTTAGTAAAACATGGAGTAAAAGAAATTGCGGTTCCATCAAAAAAAGCGATGGAAACGGCTAAGAAAGTAGAAATAAGAAATTTTTGTTGCGGTTTGCAAAAAATTTAA
- a CDS encoding GMP synthase subunit A, which translates to MKVYVIDNGGQWTHLEWRALRDIGVKAEIIPNTTPFEKIEDADAIVLSGGAPRVGLREKLGNCDEYLKRAKFPVLGICAGHQYMARFFGGECSEAITPEYGKVEIEIIEKDAIFKGLPDKFFGWENHNDEVVKMPENFSLLASSKYCKVQAMMHNEKPFFGLQFHPEVEHTQYGREIFKNFIELI; encoded by the coding sequence ATGAAAGTATATGTTATTGACAATGGCGGGCAATGGACACATTTGGAATGGAGAGCTTTAAGAGATATAGGGGTGAAAGCGGAGATAATTCCAAACACAACCCCCTTTGAAAAAATAGAGGACGCGGATGCAATAGTGCTTTCAGGGGGGGCACCACGCGTCGGCTTGCGGGAAAAACTTGGGAATTGCGATGAATATCTGAAAAGGGCTAAATTTCCTGTATTGGGGATATGTGCGGGGCATCAATATATGGCTAGATTTTTTGGAGGAGAGTGCAGTGAAGCAATCACGCCAGAATATGGGAAAGTGGAAATCGAGATAATAGAGAAGGATGCTATTTTTAAAGGACTACCAGATAAATTTTTTGGATGGGAAAATCACAATGATGAGGTTGTTAAAATGCCAGAAAATTTCTCTCTTCTTGCATCATCAAAATATTGCAAGGTTCAGGCAATGATGCATAACGAAAAACCATTTTTTGGGTTACAATTTCATCCTGAAGTAGAGCATACCCAGTATGGAAGAGAAATTTTCAAAAATTTTATTGAATTGATATGA
- a CDS encoding nascent polypeptide-associated complex protein, translated as MDEKQIRLAMKRMGIDFKEFDAEKIIIETKDKDYIFEKTTVGIIDMKGKKIYQISGEPKIRMKIREEDVEMVAEKTGKSKEEARKALEETKGDIAQAIINLSS; from the coding sequence ATGGATGAGAAACAAATCCGTCTTGCAATGAAAAGAATGGGAATAGATTTTAAAGAATTTGATGCGGAAAAAATAATCATTGAGACAAAAGATAAAGATTATATTTTTGAAAAAACAACTGTTGGAATAATAGATATGAAGGGGAAAAAAATATATCAGATTAGCGGTGAGCCAAAAATAAGAATGAAGATAAGGGAGGAAGATGTTGAGATGGTCGCAGAAAAAACTGGAAAAAGCAAGGAGGAAGCAAGAAAAGCGCTCGAAGAGACAAAAGGAGATATCGCTCAGGCAATAATCAATTTATCTTCCTAA
- the rimI gene encoding ribosomal protein S18-alanine N-acetyltransferase → MIRKCTEEDLGDVWEIENLSFEYPYPPYFFYEYINKLFFVVEENGKVVGYIIGDEEKGMIISIAVHPEYRGKGYGKKMMEHIFKFMKGEISLQVRKSNKGAIKFYEKMGFKKKGEIKKYYFDGEDAYIMVRKIN, encoded by the coding sequence GTGATAAGAAAATGCACTGAAGAAGATTTGGGAGATGTATGGGAAATAGAAAATTTATCATTTGAGTATCCCTACCCTCCTTACTTTTTTTATGAATACATCAACAAACTTTTTTTTGTTGTGGAGGAAAATGGAAAAGTTGTTGGATATATTATAGGTGATGAGGAAAAAGGAATGATAATATCAATTGCTGTCCATCCAGAATATAGAGGGAAGGGCTACGGTAAAAAAATGATGGAACATATTTTTAAATTTATGAAAGGGGAAATTTCTCTTCAAGTAAGGAAGAGCAATAAGGGAGCAATAAAATTCTATGAAAAAATGGGTTTTAAAAAGAAAGGGGAAATAAAGAAATATTATTTTGATGGAGAAGATGCATATATAATGGTTAGGAAGATAAATTGA
- a CDS encoding DUF4430 domain-containing protein, which translates to MGKKIFVVFVMAMIITPITACLSETDGWEGDVALIKNAKFRVYAKSGREYKITHTTALGALNEASKIAEFSYTVDDSWYNQYGSLLVDSIWGIKNEGMKGWQYWVNYPDEPLPWIGADKYEVKENDTVDWFYGDFSSNPSDCELLIRIHVHLEMDELPPNVEIIKPKGGLYIFGRQVISFPGFSVVLGEINVEANANDLQCEIEKVEFYLNNNLIHKDEEEPYEWLFDGGKGKFNLKAIAYDMAGNEGSDEIVLFKVV; encoded by the coding sequence ATGGGGAAAAAAATATTTGTAGTGTTTGTAATGGCAATGATAATAACACCTATAACAGCTTGCTTATCCGAAACAGATGGATGGGAAGGAGATGTTGCACTTATAAAAAATGCAAAATTCAGAGTATATGCAAAAAGCGGAAGAGAATATAAAATAACTCATACAACTGCATTGGGAGCATTAAATGAAGCATCTAAGATTGCTGAATTTAGCTACACAGTTGATGACAGCTGGTATAATCAATATGGCTCATTGCTTGTTGATTCAATATGGGGAATTAAAAATGAAGGAATGAAAGGATGGCAATACTGGGTAAATTATCCAGATGAGCCATTGCCATGGATTGGAGCAGATAAATATGAAGTTAAGGAAAATGATACTGTTGATTGGTTTTATGGAGATTTTTCAAGTAACCCAAGCGATTGCGAATTATTAATAAGAATACATGTTCATTTAGAAATGGATGAGTTGCCACCAAATGTTGAAATAATAAAGCCAAAAGGTGGCTTATATATTTTTGGTAGGCAAGTAATTTCCTTTCCTGGATTTTCTGTTGTTCTTGGGGAAATAAATGTCGAAGCAAATGCAAATGATTTGCAATGCGAGATTGAAAAAGTTGAATTTTATTTAAATAATAACTTAATTCATAAAGATGAAGAAGAGCCCTATGAATGGCTTTTTGATGGGGGAAAGGGAAAATTTAATCTAAAGGCAATTGCATATGACATGGCGGGCAATGAAGGAAGTGATGAAATAGTTTTATTTAAGGTGGTATAA